One segment of Meleagris gallopavo isolate NT-WF06-2002-E0010 breed Aviagen turkey brand Nicholas breeding stock chromosome 8, Turkey_5.1, whole genome shotgun sequence DNA contains the following:
- the LOC100542902 gene encoding neurotrypsin-like isoform X2, with translation MKIARVLRLLVELLSLLPCLRCREPSQNHLQSAASSGCGIGPLGYYNGSLAVTEAGAECLNWAEFPDYVQQYPDRGLGNHNHCRNPDGGTTPWCFFRLASGAISWANCDCNQGAVRLAEDSSVELYFGGLWGTICADLWTDWDASVVCRQLGLSEIGTAGKKNRPGLWPIPLHLQSANCHGDEKTLLQCGYQEAVSGTCNQGSAMVTCVPPEGVGAPLRLVGGKESFEGRVEVYHDGKWGTICDDQWDDRDAEVVCRQLGLSGNPKALSWAHYGQGSGPILLDEVECSGNELSLDQCKKSDWGQQNCDHIEDAGVSCNPFTEGTVRLTGGRSPSEGRVEVYYNGDWGTVCDDGWTDLSAQVVCRQLGFSGPATLASEADYAAGQGFILLDDVACVGTELSLLDCPHSNWGQHDCSHAEDVGVHCSPESNTVTGSLGPPVRLVDGESTKEGRVEVFLNGQWGSICDDGWTDRDATVVCRQLGFSGAAKARAMAYFGEGQGPIHLDSIECRGTEHALGQCVRPDTGIHSCWHSEDAGVICDYVEEKVQDIRRTGPESSVCGMRLLHRRKKRIIGGNKSLRGGWPWQASLRLKGFQRDTRLLCGATLISSCWVVTAAHCFKRFGVDVRRYLLRVGDYHTGVKDEFERELPVERIVLHRNYWAGSNDNDIALVRMRGREGHCLSFNSHVLPICLPDKKEKSDINRQACIISGWGDTGKSYSRTLLQGVVPLLPREDCEVRYGQKFTNRMICAGNLSEDKRVDSCQGDSGGPLMCQKSNGRWIILGITSWGYGCGRKDSPGVYTKVSRYIPWIKKVTKLK, from the exons CATCCAGTGGGTGTGGCATCGGACCTCTTGGGTACTACAATGGCTCTTTGGCTGTCACTGAGGCTGGAGCAGAGTGCCTGAACTGGGCAGAGTTCCCTGATTATGTCCAGCAGTACCCAGACCGTGGCTTGGGGAACCACAATCACTGCAGAAACCCAGATGGGGGAACTACACCATGGTGCTTCTTCCGGCTTGCATCAGGGGCCATCAGCTGGGCTAACTGTGACTGTAACCAAG GTGCTGTGCGGTTGGCTGAAGACAGCAGTGTGGAGCTGTATTTTGGTGGACTCTGGGGTACCATCTGTGCTGACCTCTGGACTGACTGGGATGCTAGTGTTGTCTGCAGGCAGCTAGGTCTCAG TGAGATTGGCACAGCTGGAAAGAAGAATCGTCCTGGACTGTGGCCTATTCCCCTGCACCTGCAGTCAGCAAACTGCCATGGCGATGAGAAAACCCTCTTGCAGTGTGGCTATCAGGAAGCTGTGTCAGGAACTTGTAACCAGGGAAGCGCCATGGTAACATGTGTCCCTCCAGAAG GTGTAGGTGCTCCATTGCGTTTAGTTGGGGGAAAGGAGAGCTTTGAAGGACGGGTGGAGGTTTACCACGATGGCAAGTGGGGTACCATCTGTGATGACCAATGGGATGACCGTGATGCTGAAGTAGTTTGTAGGCAGCTGGGACTCAG TGGGAACCCAAAAGCCTTGTCGTGGGCTCACTATGGTCAGGGATCTGGTCCCATCCTGCTAGATGAAGTGGAATGCTCAGGCAATGAACTCTCACTTGACCAATGCAAGAAGAGTGACTGGGGACAACAAAACTGTGACCATATTGAAGATGCTGGCGTCTCCTGTAACCCTTTCACAG AGGGCACTGTAAGGCTGACTGGTGGTCGCAGCCCCAGCGAAGGCAGGGTAGAAGTTTATTACAATGGAGACTGGGGCACAGTATGTGATGATGGCTGGACAGATCTCAGTGCCCAGGTggtctgcaggcagctgggcttCAG TGGGCCTGCTACCCTGGCCTCTGAAGCGGACTACGCTGCTGGCCAAGGCTTTATCTTGCTGGATGATGTGGCTTGTGTGGGCACAGAGCTCTCTCTCCTGGACTGTCCCCATAGCAACTGGGGGCAGCACGACTGCTCACATGCTGAGGACGTGGGAGTCCACTGTTCCCCGGAGAGCAACACAGTCACTGGCAGCCTGG GACCTCCTGTGCGGCTGGTGGATGGAGAAAGCACCAAGGAGGGACGGGTTGAAGTATTCCTGAATGGACAGTGGGGCAGCATCTGTGATGATGGCTGGACAGACAGAGATGCTACAGTAGTTTGCAGGCAACTGGGGTTCAG TGGTGCAGCAAAAGCCAGGGCGATGGCTTATTTTGGTGAAGGCCAAGGGCCCATCCATCTGGACAGTATAGAGTGCAGAGGCACAGAGCATGCCCTGGGGCAATGTGTCAGGCCTGACACTGGGATTCACAGTTGCTGGCACAGTGAAGATGCTGGTGTGATTTGTGACTATGTGGAAGAGAAGGTCCAAGATATCAGGAGAACAG GTCCAGAGTCCAGTGTTTGTGGCATGCGCCTGCTTCACCGTCGCAAGAAAAGGATCATAGGTGGAAACAAGTCTCTCAG aggTGGTTGGCCATGGCAGGCCTCGCTACGGTTGAAGGGTTTCCAGAGAGATACCCGTCTGCTCTGTGGGGCAACACTGATCAGCAGTTGCTGGGTAGTGACTGCAGCCCACTGCTTCAAAAG GTTTGGTGTTGATGTGCGGCGCTACCTGCTGCGGGTAGGTGACTACCACACAGGTGTGAAGGATGAGTTTGAGAGAGAGCTGCCTGTGGAGCGGATTGTCCTCCACAGGAACTACTGGGCTGGCAGCAATGATAATGACATTGCCCTGGTCCGAATGCGAGGCAGAGAGGGGCATTGTCTCTCCTTCAATAGTCACGTTCTGCCTATCTGCCTTCCTGATAAGAAAGAGAAGTCTGACATAAACAGGCAAGCCTGCATCATCTCTGGCTGGGGAGACACAG GAAAATCTTATTCAAGAACACTACTGCAGGGGGTGGTGCCTCTTCTGCCACGGGAAGACTGTGAGGTCCGTTATGGGCAGAAGTTCACGAACCGCATGATTTGTGCTGGGAACCTCTCTGAAGATAAACGAGTGGACAGCTGCCAGGGTGACAGTGGAGGGCCACTCATGTGTCAGAAGTCAAATGGACGCTGGATCATTTTGGGAATCACTTCCTGGGGTTATGGTTGTGGTCGGAAGGATTCCCCTGGTGTGTACACAAAGGTCAGCAGATACATACCCTGGATCAAGAAAGTGACTaagctaaaatga
- the LOC100542902 gene encoding neurotrypsin-like isoform X1 gives MKIARVLRLLVELLSLLPCLRCREALLGSQPSQNHLQSAASSGCGIGPLGYYNGSLAVTEAGAECLNWAEFPDYVQQYPDRGLGNHNHCRNPDGGTTPWCFFRLASGAISWANCDCNQGAVRLAEDSSVELYFGGLWGTICADLWTDWDASVVCRQLGLSEIGTAGKKNRPGLWPIPLHLQSANCHGDEKTLLQCGYQEAVSGTCNQGSAMVTCVPPEGVGAPLRLVGGKESFEGRVEVYHDGKWGTICDDQWDDRDAEVVCRQLGLSGNPKALSWAHYGQGSGPILLDEVECSGNELSLDQCKKSDWGQQNCDHIEDAGVSCNPFTEGTVRLTGGRSPSEGRVEVYYNGDWGTVCDDGWTDLSAQVVCRQLGFSGPATLASEADYAAGQGFILLDDVACVGTELSLLDCPHSNWGQHDCSHAEDVGVHCSPESNTVTGSLGPPVRLVDGESTKEGRVEVFLNGQWGSICDDGWTDRDATVVCRQLGFSGAAKARAMAYFGEGQGPIHLDSIECRGTEHALGQCVRPDTGIHSCWHSEDAGVICDYVEEKVQDIRRTGPESSVCGMRLLHRRKKRIIGGNKSLRGGWPWQASLRLKGFQRDTRLLCGATLISSCWVVTAAHCFKRFGVDVRRYLLRVGDYHTGVKDEFERELPVERIVLHRNYWAGSNDNDIALVRMRGREGHCLSFNSHVLPICLPDKKEKSDINRQACIISGWGDTGKSYSRTLLQGVVPLLPREDCEVRYGQKFTNRMICAGNLSEDKRVDSCQGDSGGPLMCQKSNGRWIILGITSWGYGCGRKDSPGVYTKVSRYIPWIKKVTKLK, from the exons CATCCAGTGGGTGTGGCATCGGACCTCTTGGGTACTACAATGGCTCTTTGGCTGTCACTGAGGCTGGAGCAGAGTGCCTGAACTGGGCAGAGTTCCCTGATTATGTCCAGCAGTACCCAGACCGTGGCTTGGGGAACCACAATCACTGCAGAAACCCAGATGGGGGAACTACACCATGGTGCTTCTTCCGGCTTGCATCAGGGGCCATCAGCTGGGCTAACTGTGACTGTAACCAAG GTGCTGTGCGGTTGGCTGAAGACAGCAGTGTGGAGCTGTATTTTGGTGGACTCTGGGGTACCATCTGTGCTGACCTCTGGACTGACTGGGATGCTAGTGTTGTCTGCAGGCAGCTAGGTCTCAG TGAGATTGGCACAGCTGGAAAGAAGAATCGTCCTGGACTGTGGCCTATTCCCCTGCACCTGCAGTCAGCAAACTGCCATGGCGATGAGAAAACCCTCTTGCAGTGTGGCTATCAGGAAGCTGTGTCAGGAACTTGTAACCAGGGAAGCGCCATGGTAACATGTGTCCCTCCAGAAG GTGTAGGTGCTCCATTGCGTTTAGTTGGGGGAAAGGAGAGCTTTGAAGGACGGGTGGAGGTTTACCACGATGGCAAGTGGGGTACCATCTGTGATGACCAATGGGATGACCGTGATGCTGAAGTAGTTTGTAGGCAGCTGGGACTCAG TGGGAACCCAAAAGCCTTGTCGTGGGCTCACTATGGTCAGGGATCTGGTCCCATCCTGCTAGATGAAGTGGAATGCTCAGGCAATGAACTCTCACTTGACCAATGCAAGAAGAGTGACTGGGGACAACAAAACTGTGACCATATTGAAGATGCTGGCGTCTCCTGTAACCCTTTCACAG AGGGCACTGTAAGGCTGACTGGTGGTCGCAGCCCCAGCGAAGGCAGGGTAGAAGTTTATTACAATGGAGACTGGGGCACAGTATGTGATGATGGCTGGACAGATCTCAGTGCCCAGGTggtctgcaggcagctgggcttCAG TGGGCCTGCTACCCTGGCCTCTGAAGCGGACTACGCTGCTGGCCAAGGCTTTATCTTGCTGGATGATGTGGCTTGTGTGGGCACAGAGCTCTCTCTCCTGGACTGTCCCCATAGCAACTGGGGGCAGCACGACTGCTCACATGCTGAGGACGTGGGAGTCCACTGTTCCCCGGAGAGCAACACAGTCACTGGCAGCCTGG GACCTCCTGTGCGGCTGGTGGATGGAGAAAGCACCAAGGAGGGACGGGTTGAAGTATTCCTGAATGGACAGTGGGGCAGCATCTGTGATGATGGCTGGACAGACAGAGATGCTACAGTAGTTTGCAGGCAACTGGGGTTCAG TGGTGCAGCAAAAGCCAGGGCGATGGCTTATTTTGGTGAAGGCCAAGGGCCCATCCATCTGGACAGTATAGAGTGCAGAGGCACAGAGCATGCCCTGGGGCAATGTGTCAGGCCTGACACTGGGATTCACAGTTGCTGGCACAGTGAAGATGCTGGTGTGATTTGTGACTATGTGGAAGAGAAGGTCCAAGATATCAGGAGAACAG GTCCAGAGTCCAGTGTTTGTGGCATGCGCCTGCTTCACCGTCGCAAGAAAAGGATCATAGGTGGAAACAAGTCTCTCAG aggTGGTTGGCCATGGCAGGCCTCGCTACGGTTGAAGGGTTTCCAGAGAGATACCCGTCTGCTCTGTGGGGCAACACTGATCAGCAGTTGCTGGGTAGTGACTGCAGCCCACTGCTTCAAAAG GTTTGGTGTTGATGTGCGGCGCTACCTGCTGCGGGTAGGTGACTACCACACAGGTGTGAAGGATGAGTTTGAGAGAGAGCTGCCTGTGGAGCGGATTGTCCTCCACAGGAACTACTGGGCTGGCAGCAATGATAATGACATTGCCCTGGTCCGAATGCGAGGCAGAGAGGGGCATTGTCTCTCCTTCAATAGTCACGTTCTGCCTATCTGCCTTCCTGATAAGAAAGAGAAGTCTGACATAAACAGGCAAGCCTGCATCATCTCTGGCTGGGGAGACACAG GAAAATCTTATTCAAGAACACTACTGCAGGGGGTGGTGCCTCTTCTGCCACGGGAAGACTGTGAGGTCCGTTATGGGCAGAAGTTCACGAACCGCATGATTTGTGCTGGGAACCTCTCTGAAGATAAACGAGTGGACAGCTGCCAGGGTGACAGTGGAGGGCCACTCATGTGTCAGAAGTCAAATGGACGCTGGATCATTTTGGGAATCACTTCCTGGGGTTATGGTTGTGGTCGGAAGGATTCCCCTGGTGTGTACACAAAGGTCAGCAGATACATACCCTGGATCAAGAAAGTGACTaagctaaaatga